Genomic DNA from Haloarcula marina:
TCGGCATCGGATACGCCGTCGTCGCCGCGACGGACCGGAGCGTCTCCGCCGCGTTCCCCGCCGTGGTCCTCACCGGTGTGCTCGTGTCGGCGATACTGCTCGCCGTCCTGTGGCTCCCCCGCGTGCGCGCCGACTGACCGGCCGTCAGTCCGCCCCGTCGACGTTCGGCACGTCCAAGCTATCGACGATATCGCGGACGATGGCCCGCTTGTTCCGGTCGTCCATCCGGGCCTGCGCGGTCAACACCAGTCGATGGGCCAGCGCGCCCGGTGCCACGGTGGTCACGTCGTCCGGCGTCACGAAGTCGCGACCCTGCAAGACCGCACGCGCTCGCGACACCTCGAACAGCCGTTGGGTCCCGCGCGGTGAGACGCCGGTGTCGACGTTGGGGTGAGTGCGGGTCTCGCGCGCGAGGTCGGTGATGAACCACCGCAGGTCGTCGTCGACGGTGACTTCCTCGGGAAGGCGCTGTATCGCCGTTATCTCGTCTTCGGTCACCACCGGGTCGACCGACGGCGTCGAGGACCGGCGGTCGGCCCGCCGGTCGAGCAGTTCCTTCTCCCCGTCCCGGCCGGGGTAGCCGATGGTGTCTTTGAACCAGAAGCGGTCGACCTGTGCCTCCGGCAGCGGGAAGGTCCCCTCCTGCTCGACGGGGTTCTGCGTGGCGATGACGAAGAAGGGGTCCGGCAGGTCGTGTTCCTCGCCGTCGACGGTGACCTGTCCCTCCTCCATCGCCTCCAGCAGCGCCGACTGGGTCTTCGGCGGCGCGCGGTTTATCTCGTCGGCCAACACGACGTTGGCGAATATCGGCCCGGGGACGAACTCGAAGCTACTGTCGGCGTCGTTGTAGATGTTCGACCCGGTGATGTCCGCCGGGAGGAGGTCCGGCGTGAACTGGATGCGCGAGAACGCCAGTCCGAGGGCGTCCGCGAAACTGTTCGCCGTCAGCGTCTTTCCGGTCCCCGGCACGTCCTCTAAGAGGACGTGACCGCCGGCGACGACGCTCGTCATAACCGTCTCTAAGAACGCTCTGTCCGTGATGACCGCCGCGCCGACTTCGTCGACAATCGACTGGGCGCGGGAACCTGCTTCGGCGACGTCCATACACTGTTGGGCGAACGGACCGGCTTATACGTACCGACGGAGACGGTGGAATCAACCGCCGAGACCACTGCGACTAACGAAGCGAAACGCGACACGCGGCCTTCGACGGCGCGTGTGGGACCGTATCGCGGCGTTCGACGACGCCTACTCGCCGGGAACCGGGGACCGAGAACCAGGGACCGGGAGTCGTCGAAACGCTGGCCTGAATAGGCGGCCACGCCCCCATCCTGTTCCCGACCGGAAAGCGCGAAAGCCGAGCAGTGAGGGGCTAGTCGTCAGAGGGGAGCGGCTTACCCTCGCCGTCGGTCGGTGCGGGCGAAGCGCTCATGTCGTCGTCCTCGGCGTAGGGGTACCACGTCATCTTCGTGTTGTGCATGTACGGGTCCTCGTAGTCCGTCTCCTCGGGTTCGACCATCGCTGCGAGGGCGTCCTCGTCGGTGGCCTCGACGAAGTCGCGGAACGTCTGGTCGTCGTCGCGCGCTTCTTTGAAGTTCTCGACGAGATTGCGGATTGCGCCGGGGACTTCGTCCGCCGGGACGCGCATCTCGACCCACTCGGCGAAGCGCGGTTCCTCGCCGAGGCCGCCGCCGAGACCGATGTCGAGCGCTTCGACCGGTTCGCCGTCCTTGCGGGTCTTCATGCCGCGCAGGGACACGTCGGCGATCTGAGGCTGGGCGCAGGAGGCCGTACAGCCCGAGAGGTGGATGTGGAAGTCCTCGTGGTCGGCCGGGAGGTCGACGTTCTCCTTCAGCCAGCGGGCATAGCGGACCTGCCGGTTCTTCGTCTCGACGATGGAGAGCGAACAGAACTCCGTGCCCGTACAGGCGATAGAGCCGCGCATGAACGGCGACGGCTCTGGCGAGTAGTCTTCGAGGAGTGGTTCAGCGAGCAGGTCGTCGAGGTCGTCCTCGGGAACGTCCGTGACGATGACGTTCTGGCGTTGGGTCAGGCGAACTTCGCCGGAGCCGTACTCGTCGGCGAGTTCGGCCAGTTCCAGCGTGTCGTCCGCGCCCATCCGCCCGACGAGGACGTTCAGGCCGACGTAGTAGTTACCGTCCTTCTGTTCGTGGACGCCGACGTGGTCGTTGTGCCCCGACTGCGTCCCGGTGTTGTACGTGTACTGGTCGCGCATGTCCTCGCCCGCCGTCGGGAGTTCGAAGTCGACGAACTCCTCTTGGAGGACCGAGCGCATCTTCTCGGGGCCCCACTCGTCGACGAGGAACTTGATGCGGGCGTTGAAGCGGTCCTCGCGGTCACCGTACTCGCGGAAGAGCGCGGACATCCCGTGAGCCACGTCGGCCGCCTGTTCCGGCGGAACCCACACGTCGATGTCGCGGGCGAAGCGCTCCTCTTTGCGCGAGAGGCCGCCGCCGACGCGGACGTTGAAGCCGAGTTCGCCGTCCTTCTCGGCGGGTTCGAAGGCGAGGTCGTTGATGTCGCCCTGCCCACAGCCTTCGTCACAGCCCGTGACGGCGACCTTCCACTTCCGGGGGAGGTTCGAGTAGTCGTCGTTGCCCTTGAACGTCTCGTGGAGGTCCTCGGCGACGGGCCACGCGTCGACGTGTTCGTGTTTGTCCTTCCCGGCGACCGGACAGCCGACGATGTTTCGCCACGAGTCACCGCAGGCCTGCTGGGTCGAGAGGCCGACGGCTTCCAGTTTCTCGAAGATTTCCGGGATGTCCTCCAGTTTGATCCAGTGGAGTTGGATGGACTGGCGGGTCGTCCAGTCACAGTACGCGTCGCCGAACTCGGGGTTCTCGGCGGGACCGCTGGCGTACTCCTTGGCGACTTCGCCGATGACTTCGAGTTGGCCCGGTTCGATGACGCCGTTCGGTGTCCCGATGCGCATCATGAAGTACGACTCTTGCCCGGAGCGCTGGTGGTACAGGCCCCACCACTTGAAGCGCTCGAACCACGCGTCCTGTTCGTCTTCCGGGATGGCGTCCCATCCCTGCTCTGCGAACTCCAGCAGATGCTCGCGAATCTCGTTACCGTAGACTTCGTCTTTCCATTTCTCTACTTTGCTCGGCATGGCTGAGTGTGTTCAGCCACTAGACACCCAGCCTTATACGACACGCTTTCTCGTCAACCGTCTCCCCCACTAGCCGAAACAGGAGATTGTTGCCTACTGTTCGGGCCGAGCAAGCCGGGTCCGTTTCTCCGGGAAGTGGACGCTCTCGTGGACGACACCGTAGAATTCGCCCGATTCCGGGTCTACGACGCGGCCGACGGTCAGCCAGTCGGTGACGCCGCTCTCGCCACACGCGATGCACTGGCCCGCGATTCGAGCCTCGATATTCGGATGGTCGACGCCGACTTTCACGAATCCCTCGGCGAGGAAATCCGTCGTCTCACACCCGCAGAAGTCACTCCGGGCCAACAGCCACAGGTCCGAGACGTTCACTTCCCGCGAGTCGTTGACGGATATCCACGCCCCGTCGTCGAGTTGGTGAACGTCCGTGGTCATTACATCTCATTAGATGTGCGAGCTACCTGAGGGCGTCGCCGGTCGCAAGTTTCGCCGGGGTCGGAACGGACCGCTCGCCGTCGTGCGGTGCCTGCGAACTGGTAGCACTCGCCTCCACCTCTTTCCGGCCGTCGGAGATAGGCGCACACGTTGCCGGTAAGCCGCAGTGCGGGTGAAGATTACAGGAGAGTGCGGCCTTATGATGACGGCTCTATAACAGGGAGATACCGATACGCGGCAACTGTCGCCGCGCCACCAGAAACGATGACGAACGCACACCAAACCCACGACGAAGCCGAAGCCGAAGCCGAAGAACCACGCACCGACCACCTCGACAACGTCGAGGACGGGTGCGGTTGCACGGAAATCTGGGAACACATGAGCGAAGAGCGCGAGAGCGCTTCCGACGACTGAACCGGACTGCCGCCGCCGTTTTCCAGTCCAATCGCACCGATAGCAGTCGGTTCTGAGCCGACTGGAGAGTCGTGCGCGCGACGCGTCCGGACGGGGTACTTTTGTGGACTGACCGCGAATCATCCGATGATGCCAGAGGACGCACCGTCCACCGACCGTAAATCACCGGTCGGGAAGCCAGTCATCCGTGGCGATCCGACCCTCACCGGCCAGCGTGCCGAGGAAGCCGTCGAGTTCGACCCCGACGACCCGGAGAGCCTCGAACTCGCCGCGCAGACCGTCCGCCGGTTCTCCGAGAACACTGCCGGGGCGGACGACAACGTGTACATGCTCCGCGGTGCGGCGGCGTGTGCGGCGCTCGTCCGCGGCGAAGGGTCGTACAAGGCGGCCGCAGAGCGCGCCGGTGGCGACGCCACCGTCTCGTTCATCCGGAAGTGGTCGCGTGTCCACGACCTCCCACGGTCTATCCGCATCCACGTCGCCAAAGGCGAAATCGCGCCGACGGCGGCCAAACACATCGCCCGCGTGGCCGGCGAAGCCCGCCTCCTGCTGGCGTGGGCCGCCCTCGACCACGGCTTGACCGTCCGCGAGATTCGGTCCGTCGCCAGTCGCGTCAACGACGGCGCGAACATCGAGAGGGCACTCGCCACAGAAGGCTACCGCCTCGGTGAACTCACCCTCACCATCGACGTCGACGCGTACCGCGAACTCCGCCGCCGCGCCGCCCTCGACGCTACCGACCCCAGCACCGTCGTCACCGACGCACTGGAGTCGACCCTCGACGGCGGACCGTAAGGCCTTAGCCGTCCCTCCCCCCACTCGATATCGAGGGCCGGTAGCTCAGTCAGGCAGAGCGTCTGGCTTTTAACCAGACGGTCGGGGGTTCAACTCCCTCCCGGCCCGTTTTCCTGTGAACAAAGTGAGCAGTGAAAACATCACGGGGGGAGTCGAATCCGACACGTCGCAGCGCCGAACGAAGCGAGACAACCGTCTTTCCGTGGTGCAACTCCCGACGGACACCGACCCTCGCGAACACGATGTGTTCGTCCAGCCACTCCCGGCCCGTCTCTTCCACGGGAACGAATGTTTTACCACCCTCACCCACCGAGCACTCCCACATGAACGCACTCTCCGATTCCCTCGAAGACCCACTCCGGCCGCTGGGCGTCGTCGCCGGGACCTTCCTCGTCCTCGCCGCG
This window encodes:
- a CDS encoding nitrite/sulfite reductase, with protein sequence MPSKVEKWKDEVYGNEIREHLLEFAEQGWDAIPEDEQDAWFERFKWWGLYHQRSGQESYFMMRIGTPNGVIEPGQLEVIGEVAKEYASGPAENPEFGDAYCDWTTRQSIQLHWIKLEDIPEIFEKLEAVGLSTQQACGDSWRNIVGCPVAGKDKHEHVDAWPVAEDLHETFKGNDDYSNLPRKWKVAVTGCDEGCGQGDINDLAFEPAEKDGELGFNVRVGGGLSRKEERFARDIDVWVPPEQAADVAHGMSALFREYGDREDRFNARIKFLVDEWGPEKMRSVLQEEFVDFELPTAGEDMRDQYTYNTGTQSGHNDHVGVHEQKDGNYYVGLNVLVGRMGADDTLELAELADEYGSGEVRLTQRQNVIVTDVPEDDLDDLLAEPLLEDYSPEPSPFMRGSIACTGTEFCSLSIVETKNRQVRYARWLKENVDLPADHEDFHIHLSGCTASCAQPQIADVSLRGMKTRKDGEPVEALDIGLGGGLGEEPRFAEWVEMRVPADEVPGAIRNLVENFKEARDDDQTFRDFVEATDEDALAAMVEPEETDYEDPYMHNTKMTWYPYAEDDDMSASPAPTDGEGKPLPSDD
- a CDS encoding AAA family ATPase, producing the protein MDVAEAGSRAQSIVDEVGAAVITDRAFLETVMTSVVAGGHVLLEDVPGTGKTLTANSFADALGLAFSRIQFTPDLLPADITGSNIYNDADSSFEFVPGPIFANVVLADEINRAPPKTQSALLEAMEEGQVTVDGEEHDLPDPFFVIATQNPVEQEGTFPLPEAQVDRFWFKDTIGYPGRDGEKELLDRRADRRSSTPSVDPVVTEDEITAIQRLPEEVTVDDDLRWFITDLARETRTHPNVDTGVSPRGTQRLFEVSRARAVLQGRDFVTPDDVTTVAPGALAHRLVLTAQARMDDRNKRAIVRDIVDSLDVPNVDGAD
- a CDS encoding DUF7119 family protein, translated to MMPEDAPSTDRKSPVGKPVIRGDPTLTGQRAEEAVEFDPDDPESLELAAQTVRRFSENTAGADDNVYMLRGAAACAALVRGEGSYKAAAERAGGDATVSFIRKWSRVHDLPRSIRIHVAKGEIAPTAAKHIARVAGEARLLLAWAALDHGLTVREIRSVASRVNDGANIERALATEGYRLGELTLTIDVDAYRELRRRAALDATDPSTVVTDALESTLDGGP